The Cellulosimicrobium cellulans genome contains the following window.
GGGAGGTGGACCCGCGTGCTGCACCAGTGGTCCACCGACCCGTCCCGAAGGGCGCTCCTCAGGTAGACGACGTACGTCGTCCACCTGCAGAGCCGTCCTGGGGCACCGTCCTGGGGCGGCTCTCGTCGTCCACCCCAGGTCACGCCCCACCTCACGGCCCCCACGGCCACCGACACGACAGGAGGCGCGACGATGAGCGAGGTGGTCATCTACAACCTCGGCGGCAGCCAGGAGATCGGCCGCGTGTCGTTGCGCCACGCCATCCGCATGCTGCACCGGCGGGTCGCCGAGGTGCTCGAGGCCGTCGAGGGCGAGACGTTCGGCCCGTACCAGCGGCCGCGGTCGGTCGCGCTCGTGCGGTACGTGCACACCCGGTGGGTGTACGAGCGCCAGGGCCGCGTGCCGTACTCGCGCGCGGCGCTGCTGCGCCGCGACCGGTACCGCTGCGCCTACTGCGGCGGGACCGCGACGACCATGGACCACGTGGTGCCGCGGTGCCAGGGCGGGACGACGACGTGGCTCAACGCGGTGGCGGCGTGCGAGCCGTGCAACGCCGCCAAGGGCGGCCGCACGCCCGAGCAGGCCGGCCTGCGGATGCGCAGACGCCCGTTCGAGCCCGCGTTCCGCGACATCTACCCGTCGGCGCCCGCCCCGCGCAGACGCTGACGGGTCCGCCGACCGGCGCCACGGTCGGCTCCCCAGGCCGCCCGGCCGGTGGCGGTGACACCGGCCGGGCTTCCCCGCGGCCGCACCCTGCCTCCCGGGGCGCGACGCCGTCGACCGTCCGGGACCGGGCGACGCGCCCTCCCTCCCGGTAGAGCCGGTCCGCGTCTCGCACCCATCCCGGGTCCCGGACCGCGCGAGGGAGACCACGATGGCGAGGTTCCGGATCGGGACGTTCAACGTCGAGAACCTGTTCGAGCGCCCGCGCGCGATGGCGGGCCCCCTCACGGGCGGCAACGCCGTCCTGGCCGCCCACGCCCGGGTCAACGCGCTCCTCGCCGAGGAGCAGTACGGGCCGGGCGTGCGGGCGGAGATCCTGCAGCACCTGGAGACCCTCGGCCTGCTGCGCTCGGACGCCGCAGCGCTCGCGGTCCTGCGCCAGGTGCGCGGCCGGCTCGTGCGCCGCACGGGCTCGCAGGCGGCGGGCACCGCGCGCACCGAGGTCGTCGCCACCGGGCGCGGCGACTGGGTCGGCTGGGTCGACCTCGTCAAGGACCGGGTCGACGAGCTCGCCATGACGCACACCGCCCGCGTCGT
Protein-coding sequences here:
- a CDS encoding HNH endonuclease, which encodes MSEVVIYNLGGSQEIGRVSLRHAIRMLHRRVAEVLEAVEGETFGPYQRPRSVALVRYVHTRWVYERQGRVPYSRAALLRRDRYRCAYCGGTATTMDHVVPRCQGGTTTWLNAVAACEPCNAAKGGRTPEQAGLRMRRRPFEPAFRDIYPSAPAPRRR